cctattaaactgttcttatctcaacccaggagttttcccgttttttttctgattctctcccccatccctctggggggAGGGTGGCgactgagtgagtggctgcgtagtgcttagttactggctggggttaaaccacggcaatGGGATAAGATGGAGACGGTGGTGTTTCTAAATGGCTTTGCTGGCGGAATGAGACACCTTCCCTGACACATCAGAGTCTAGGTTTGAGACCCTGTTTTTAAGTAAGAATGTGAGAGCAAGGGGTGAGGTAGGGAAGAAAGAATTTGCGTGCCCTGGCTGTGTTTACTTCTCCCTTCTCGGCGGAAGGAGACATGATGGAGACTACAGGTTGAGTTCTGTGGGATTTCTATGGAGGCTCTGTGACCTGACACCTTTCTCTGAAAAGCCATCTAGACCTTGCAGAACTTGCTGAGCATGTGAAAACTCAAAGGAGAAAGTCCTTATTCCGATATTTCAATGTCACAGCTACAAAGAGGGGAACCAGATTGCCAGCACATGCCTTTGGATCACAGCCACCCACAACTGCATCGCACCCAGCTTAGCACAGCACCAGGAGCCAGCAGAGAGAGAAGCTGCTGTATAACAGAGAAGCCTGTCACCGCCTCACTGAACATACTAGAGCAACCAAAATAGTAGCAGACCTCATGCCGCTGCTTATCACATCAAGCAGGCATCTCTTTGTTTCACCATCCTTCTCTACCTGCCCCCTTGCctttttcttgctctgctttGGTACCTGCGTTTTGTTACCTCGTGCTGGCGATTTCTGTTTCTGTATGCTGCAGTGTGGCAGGAAATAATTAGCAGGGACTGGGCAGGAGACTTACCATAGCTATGATAAATACCATTGCTCCACTGCACACTGGGCACAGGGGACAGCTCTGCTTGCCCTGCACCTGGCACTGCAGGGGCTGTGTAACGCTGCTGGAATGGGAGCGCCTGGCAGGGTCTTGCCAGCCCCGTTCCCGGACTGTCTTTTTCTCGGCAGGACAGGCCTCATATTGCCTGACCCCATTTCACAGCGCAGCAGCAGACCACACCAGTACCAGAGCTGTGGAGGAGTAAACCCTCCTGGTGCCCTACAGAGGGACATCCTGCCATGGATCCTCCCCGCGGCGTGGTACCCAggggctcccagtgctttgggggacccttcccagccctgcagcatccctTGAGCAAAGGGGCAAAAGGTCCTCTCGACTGGGGCGTGCTGGGGGTGCCCGTTGCCAGGCCAGGAGTCCTGCAGCTGGAGCGGAGCCATGGGGCCACGTTACACAGTGCAGGGGGGATTGATGGCCATGTGCGGTTTCCCGTGTTTCTCGGAGGACGTGGATGCCGCTGTGGCTCCATCTCCCTGGAGGCCCAGCTGGGAGGTGCTTTCCTGGGCAGGGGTATGGCGGGGGGCAGACAAGGCAGAGCTTTTTCCCCTTGACATTGCTTTGCAGCCTTTCTTTTCCAGGAGCTGTGCGGAGGATCGCTTTATTTACCATGTCCTCTCCGTGTGTTTCTGTCAAAACAGGCAAACGAAGATTTCATGAAACAGAtgtgcagtgctgctgtgtgtgCCGATGTCTCCTGCTCAGCCTCAGACCTGGCTGCTGCTCTGAGGGACATCCagatacagaatgaaaaaatcGCAGCCAAGAACCTGCAGGTAAAATTATACTTTGTCTTATTTGTGAGATGAAATTATCTGTCAGCTCTCGCTgatctcttccccctctccccccctaaGAAAACCCATCACAAACATATTGAGTATACTTACTAGTCTATCGCTAGGTATAAATATACACAAGATGGTTGGAtagattcttcttttttaaaaaaaataaatgcttcttccAATCCACATGTTATAAATAGCATTTAACATGATGGAAGAATGATGCGGGTTCATTTTTTTGTTCATGGGTCCTCCTCCACAGTTCCAAACACAATATTTCCTTTAGCCCTCTCCCTTACTTGCACACAAAAAATAGTCTTTACTAATAGTCTCAGGTTTTTTACATGTTTACATATTCATCTAATAACTGAAAACAGTACGTGTCTTCTCACGGATCTGACAATAAGCGTTCCCGTTTGCCCTCTTCTGTTTAATATCCCCTCAGGAACTGAATGAGTGGTACAAAACCAGATTTCCTGACTTTAATCAAGCTTCCACAAAACATGCTGAGAATGTGAGACGTTTCAGGGAAGGAACGGGGAAAAGAAGTGTAAGTGGAATTGAAAACCCCTTCCAGCTTATGTTATGTCACTTCTAATGGAAGCCTTTGTTATGATTTCACTAAGTTAGGTAATGTGACAGTTGTCTGATATTTTTCCCAATGAAGGTGGTCTTTTAGGCTATATTCTGCAACAAGGGAGGTGGATTAGAGGAGTGGTGACTCTGGATGTGACCCCATGTCAAACCAGTAGGAAGTATCCACAAATAATGTTTAtacatatgaaataaaaattcatctGCTCAGTAGCACGTATCTGAACATAAGGATCCTGTTGTTCTCGATCAACAATTTTAGGGGCAAATGATTTATATTGGAGAATGTTTTATTTGAagcaccctcaccccccccccaatgcacacacacaaaaaaagactcTTACAAAGGCAaccatttaatattttacataggAGACATTCAGAATTTCATTAGATGAGGGAAAGAGTTCAGAATAATGATGGTTCAGTTTACAACATGAGGATAAATAACAAGAGACCATCAGCTCTGTTGTGAGAACTCCTTGGCAAGGGTAGCTGGTTCAGAAAGATGCTCTCGGCCAGCTCCTTCCAACCTGcgctcaaaataatttttaaaaattgccagCGTTCCCACACAGTAGCCTGTTATTTGAAAGGGCTTTCCTTTCTGGGTCACAGACACTCTGGCATTTAACCCCACCTCCTCTCAGCAACGCATACACAGCAGGAACATATGCAGGACGGAGTATCAAATCAGTGTTAGGttgggtttgattttattttttttttccctctggtcGGCTGGAAGTGCATCCTCCGCCCCGATGGCTCAGGGCTTCCGCGCAGGGGTGGCCCCGGCCCCCCACACCGGGGCCGGATCCTGAGCAGCCCACCCGCTCCAGGCTGAGACGGGGGTTACACCGCCCTGCGGGCCCCGGGAGGGGGCCGCGGACATCAGCCGGGTGGCCCTTCGCTCACATGGGGCGTGTGTCCCATCAGGGAGGGCTTTCCCTCCCGGAAAGGCCAAGTCCCCAGGGTGAAATGGAGCCCCCCTGAAAGGGTATTTTGCGGATTGCTCCCCCGCCAAACCCCAGCGCTGAGCAGAGTCGCGGCTCGTCCTTTCCCTGTGTTGGAGCTGCAAAGGGAGGGTGGCCGCGCTGGGGACCTCCGCCGGGACACGAGGAGGGGACCGAAGGTCTCTGGGGTAGCCTGCACCTCGCAGGGAGAGTGTGCCTTTCTCTTACGGCTGCGCAAACGTCCAGTTAAACTGACACTAAGCCGTCGCGGGCGATGAAAGGCGTCCTGGGAAGTCAGGAGGCAGCCCaaggctgcagcccagcccagggcaggagccCTCTCTACCTGCCCCGCACCTCTGGGTGCCTCGGGGGACCCCTCCGCACCCTAAACACCTTCTGGAGAAAGCGAGTCTGACCCGAAGGTGTAGATCTTTGCGCTGAGCTCTTGGCCCCTCCGGAGAAAAGGATGCTGCCGTAAAGTGGAAACGACCCGCGACCCCCCCGCAGGACACTGGGGACGCTCCGGTGCCACCCCAGGCTTGCGCAGGGgctttccccacctccccaggacccctcctgcctttctctCTATTCCTCCAGGGTTTCACTCAGAAACCTGCGTTTCCCTACACCCCCCCCCGAGCAGCTCCTCCGTCTTCAGCCCGAGCCGCCCGCCTTTGCAAACCTGTTGTGTCGCTTTTATTAGCTCGAATAAAATTAGGAACACGTATTTTCTTGCTTGACTCGGTCCCGTGGGACCTCGGGAGCCGGGTTTTCTGCACGACTTCGCGAAGGTATCGGGTAACCTTGAAGCAACCCGGCAGGCGGGAGGGGGGCTGCGGCTCCCCGGTACGCACGGCGGAGCCTGGCCCGAGGAGaaactcccccctccccggcaagGCCCTGACATTACCGGAAAGAAATGAGCGGAAAACAGAGAAGCGAGTTAATTAGTCGCATCTTCGCCGGATCACGCTTGAGAGACGCTTTTCCGAGGGGAGGCTTCGCTGCCTCGCTCTATCTGGTAGCAAAGGGTTTCTCTCCAACCCAgaagctcgggggggggggggggggggtctgaaaCTATCTAAGTGAGGAAAAACTGTATAACCGAGGAGAGAAAATAGATCACTGCCGCGTtatatatttctgtgtttctatCCCCCCGGGCAGGTTTCACACACGCGCCGTACTTTTGCACCCAGTTTTGCGGGCTCCCCGAAGGGAGTTTGAGAAACTGCCGTCTTCTCGCCCCAGGTTTCAACCGcttccaacacacacacactcacactcacactCACCCTCACTCTCAGCCGCTCCGCGCAAACCCGCGCGGCCGCGCTGCGGAGCCCGCGGGTCTGGGCCGGCTTCTCCTCCAGCGGgcaggctgcggggggggggggggggggggggagcgccaGTGAGGTTGATATTTATAGGAATTGAGGGTCACGGAGAGTGGGGCTGGCTGCGACCACTGGCACAGCGCGGCGCGGTGACAGCTTCAGGTGTGCCGTGATGAAAAGCCGGATATTTCCCCTCCTGGGAACTCATCCCAGGGGACAGGCGTGTCTCTCGAAATTTCAAAACATGGtcgatttttttctctctttctttgcaagGTAAAAGGCTAGTGGGAAATCTCGCCACACAGACCGCGGGACGTCCGGGGTTGCGGGGTCTTGCTAGGGAGCGGGCAGGGCAGCGGCGCTCAGCCCGCAAGccgggcggggggcagcgggtgCGGGCAGCTTGGTGCAGCGTTGGGAGCCCAGGACCGGGGGGTGCGGGCACCTCGGGGACTGGCCTGGGTCTCAAATTCCTGAGGAAAAGCTGCCTGGAAGGCTTATAAGGGATGTCGGAAAGTCAGGTATTCCCTCCACATGGGGTTACGTTTGTAGAGGGTCCGATCCCGCACCCACCCGAGACAGGTTCTGTACCTGGGGGTGAGCCCTAAAGCCCGGGGCACTGCTCTGGCTAACAGGGGCTGTTGGAAACCTCTTCTCAGCGGTAGCTGAATGTGcacacttgatttttttcttcaaatacctCGGCACACGGGTTTGAACGCAATGGCCGCAAGTCGCCTTTCTCGGGCAGAAACCACCTCTACGGTGGGCATCATAATTTAACTTCAAAACCAGTGACTCAAAAACAGGAGGTAGTTTGACTCTGATATTTTGAGCGCAGCTTAATTCAACCCCGATTTTAAGAAGGGTTAATTCCGCAAATGATTTAAAGGGGTCAGTTTATTAACGAGGCGAGCCCCTTCCGAATACCAAGCCGTGATAGAAATGTTCAAAGACAAATAGGGTTTTTCCTCCTAGTTTTGGAAGAGCTAGCCCTTCTGTACGTGTGTGCCCGAAGTGTGCCCTTATTTTTCCGTGTGAGAGACATAGAGTGAGACAGAAACTTTGAGGTTAATCTGTCGTCTTCTTCTTCTAAACGCATATTTGAATATTTAGACTGAAAGATGGTGACACTGGGGAAGCTGAGGGCAGCGGTCCACAAGCGATCGGGCAAAAATCGCGaataattttatttagattttattttaatagcacaAACAATGAATAGAAAGAACAACATTAAATTTGCAGTCTCTAACGAAAAATTATTTCCGACAGATGACACCTACaagttttttctctttcataactCCAAAGCTGTCAAAAATGATGCATATTTCGGCATCAAAATATGCAATGCcgaaatgaagagaagaaaaaggtctGTACTTCGTGGTGTACTTTAAGATAAGTCCTAGATAACGTGGGTTTAACCTCCGTTATTCTGCATACCTAAACCAAATGCTTTCTTGTTTCGAATGTCtttactggattaaaaaaaaaaaagaaaaaagaagtcaagTCACAGGAACCAGAGGAAGACCTTTCGGTTTGTCAGATTCATTAATTAGAGAGCTGCATATACTAGAAGAAGATGCATTTTCTTGACCTGCCTTCCGCCCCCACCAACAATTTCACCATGAGGGGATGTTTACCAGAGTGTAACGAACAGTTTCTGATGGCTGCATTTTtgctaaaatctttttttttttccttgctgatagTCGTATCTTGAAAAGCATAAAACGCTGAAACCCTTTACAACATTATATGCGCTCATTAGGAAGTCAGCTCTCTTACAGCCCTTTCTCCTTGCTGGCAAAACCTATCTCTTTCTCCATTTACACTATtaccagccagccagaaagctctGCCCCTGCTCTCTGGTGCCACTGCAGAGAGAGGTCTTCCTTCCAGCAGCTACCATTTTTTCGTCCCTTTCTCTCTTCCGTGCCAGTGATTTATTTCCCTGCCTCTCCTCAGATCAAGTGCTGGATTCAGTGGGAGCCTAACAGGCAAAACCACCATCGTTTTCGCCTCCCGACTCCCGCACCGAGGGCACCGGCAGCCTTCCCTCCGCCCTGCCCCGGCTCCCCGCTCCCATCCCGGCACTGACGGCCACTTGCTTCTCATCTACCTATGAACCACCCCTCCCCTCCACAAGCTCCAGCTAGGTCGTTGCTGTTACTGTACTATAACGCTGCCCCTCGGGGAGAAGATTTACAGCAATTAAGTGCCTCGTTTTAGAGCTGCAAGTCTTCTGTAAACGCAGGGTTGATTTCAAAAGAGATGAGCCCCCCCGTGAGCTCTTGAGGAAAACGCAACAAATTTACACTGTGCATAAGGAATTTTTTTCGCCTTGAGCCGAGCTGAGCACGGCCGAGGGgtcggaggaagaggaggaggaggaggaggaggaggaggaggggagctcTGCAGGACGTGCGCTCTGCCCGCCTGCTTCGGCTTCCTCTGCCGCTGCACGATTTCATCCCTGGAAGAGATTCAGGGTCGGGCTCGGATCTATCAAGCTGTCAGGACGGAGAGAGACAGTCTGTGGAAATGCTCACAGAAGGGGACTcccactgtatttaaaaacagaaacaaaccccGAACAAACAATTAAAGCCCACGCTGAAACAAAAAGTCAATGCTAGCTTGCCTGCCTAGAGGTGGAAGGACCATGTGATTTAAGCGGTACAACCACTGTCCTTACAAAGCCCGACTCAGACGAGGCTCGGATCAGAATGTAGCTCTATGAATTGGATTCCCGGGGATATTTTTGATGCCGGAggacggggagggagggaagcaccCTCTGCTTCTTCACCCTGCTGCTCTCCGGAGCACAGGAACAAATCGGTTCCTCAGCGCACGCAGCCCTATGCAGATGCTTCCTAGCGCGTTGGTCCGGTGCGCGTTCGGTAGCCTTTGGCTCGGTACGCCCAGTATGCTTTTCCATAAGTCACAGCCCTGGCTCTCGGGGACGGCCGTGAAGGAGAGGAAGGGCCTTCCTCCCTGCGCTCCGGTCACGAAAGCCATGGGAAAAAAGGGCCGCAGTGACTCCAGCATGCCGGCTTAGAAATAaatctgtatgtgtgtgtatacgcCCAGACACACCCGGCTGCGTATGGACGGACACACAGGCAAACCCGCATCCCTCCTGCATCTGAGGTGCCTGTGGATACACGCGTGATACGTATGGATGCTgtagctgcaggcagctgtgcgCAGCCCTGCCTTTAACCCGAGGAGCAGCCTCCGGGCAGCGGGGCCTCCCGGGCATCCCTTCCCCGGGCATCCCGGGAGCGAGGGGCAGCCGGGGGCCGGGCGCCTGTCCCCTTGTCCTGAGCCGGGGCCGCGCTTCTCCCCTCGGACTGGGCCGGGGGCAGAGGTTTGGGtcccggcggggggcggggggcgggggtgggggggcaaacACGGTTTGGTCGCCCCGGCTGGGCTCGGGCTGCGCCGACAAACCCGCCGCattccccccgccctgccccggcaAGCTGGGGCAGCGCTGCCGGGCTGGCGCGGGGgtgctctttccttttttttatttaaatatcgcAGCCGtcggggggagggagggacggacggGGGACGGAGGAACGCAGCCGTCGAGGGGGCCACGGAGGCACGCCAGGGCTGTGCGTTTCTCCCGGCCCGTAACCACCGCGGTTGCGGCGAAATTTTGTCAGGGGCCTCTCCCGGGCCGAGCGGCGCCACCGCCGAGCCCCGCACACGGCCCCGcacggccctgcccgccgctcctCCCGCTCTTTGCCTTGCGGGAGTATGAACGTCGGGCAGCCGGCGGTGcgggggcagaggcggagggCTCCGGCTCTGCCAGCCTCCTCTAAACCAGACCTTCCGCTCACCGGGGACGGCTTGCAGGGGCAAACCCAGGCCCGAGAACGGACTTCAGTCCTTGACCTGAGACTTCAGCAACATTTGCTGTTAAAAGtccctctgcttcttcccagGCCAGCCGGACTTGGCGTGTCGCATCCCGAGCCCCGTTCAGCGCTGGAGAGAGGGGACCCTGCCCGGGACGCTGGGCACGCTTCGGCTTGGTTCAGCCCCATTGCCTCTCCCCTCCCGGCCAGACCCACGGGGCGAGGGGAGGTGCCCACGCAGGCGAGCCTAATTCTGCCTAATTCTTCCTAATTCTGGGGCGCGGGCAGGACCTTTCCCACCGCCACGGACCGGCCTGCAGGCAGCGCCGGGGCGGTTCCCCTGCGGAGGGGACACCCGGCTCTGTATCGCCAAACAGAGCCGTGTCCGTATCGCCCCGGGGCTGCCGTGTCCTCCCGGAGGCCCCGCCGGGGCTGTGGGTCCCGGACGGCAGCGGGGAGAGGCCCGGGAACGGCGTCCCCGCCGGGACACGGGCTGTGCACCCCGCGGCACACGGGCTTGCCGGGGGACACCGGCGCAAACCCGCCCCGTCGGGGCGATGGGTGCTTTGCAGAGGAGCGTAGAGAGGACGAGAGCAGCAGACGGTCGCCAGCTCTCGGTCACCTCGCTGGGACAAAGTCACCTCTGCAAAGAAAGGCCCTGATAGCGCTGCGGGCTCTTCTCCCTCTGATTACGATGGGATTAAACACCGTCTTTCTGACAACCGACCACAGAGTTTAAAAACTACTAACCCAAGTAATATTTTTCTCACCACGTACGTTTCGGGTTGCCGCATCCAGACGACCCCAGGCCCGGATTAGTGGCAGTGCGAAGGCCAGGCCCGAGCTCTAGAATGCGCCTCTCGCTACGGCTCTAGCAAGGGCAGAGCCTTCGGCGGCACGATGCTTCGCCCTGCCAGGGCCGCTTGTGCCCAGCTGGCACGCAGATGGGTGGACGGGCAGGCGGGGCGATGGATGGATATGCACTTGGAGCAGCTTTGGGGTAAGAGCTACACGGACTCCCagggtggtttgggttggaagggacctttaaagatcaacTAGCCCAACCCCCTGGCCGTgggcatctttcactagatcaggcaGGCCCGCATGCCCAAAAACCTGATTTCTCCGATACCAGTGCTGGGCAGGGAGTGGCGTCTGCCTGTGACTCAcatctcccctgcctgcctgcctccctccctccctccctgcctccctcgtCCCCTGGGAGCCTGTTCCTTAGGCTAGAAACACCCGGGGAAGTTTCCGCGTGGGGGTTTTCATTCCCATCCCATATAACCCCCAACCCCGGGGTTATGTTTTTGCATTTACGTTTCCAAGCCCGAACACGAGCCGGGCGTGAGAGAGCCGAGGCTTGCTTCCCCTCCCTCCGAAGGGAAACCCGGCTCCAGGTCCGCTCCCGCCGcgcctggccccggccccggccccggccccggccccgccgcctcgccGGGTCTCGCCGGGTCtcgcccgccgctgcccgccgctgTCGCCGGCAGTTGCCACGCTGGCAGCCTCGCAGAGGGCCATTAGCCCGGTCATTTTCTGCGTCTCCTTTATTTCCTCAGTTTCTCCCTGAAATCTTTATAAATCCCCCTTTTCCAGGAGGAGTGTCCAGGCGGGTGGAAGTCTGAGCACAATGAAACCTGAGAATTTCTGTCACTCTCTGCATATGGTCCGAAGTGCTTTAATCCCAATTAGGGGCGGCTGACACACGGTCCTATTCATCCCAATCAGCTCTTGAATACATTTGCCTAGAAATGAACTTCACAAATAGACTCTCTCCTAAATGTGCCCAACAGCAAGGAAAATCGAATTGAGGCAGGGGCTCATTCTGAGGCGATCGAGGGAGAAAAGGTATGAATTTATAAGGTACACCGAAACATTGCAATTCAGCAACAAGTTTACTGACTTTTATTTGCACCATGTCAACCGAAAGAACCAAGAGATACGGtgggggctgcgggagggggaGAATCCGGTTAAAAGGCAACTTTAGACAGACTTTGAATACTTTATGCGGCAAGTTTCGCCTCCAATTGAAGCtgggctaaaagaaaaaaaaaaatctcggcCCCTACACTGGAATTTTTAACGAGCACAAAACGTGTTTGAATCCGATCTGGGCTGACGCTCGCGATTAACAATACGAATACCAAATCGACCTCCTGTCATCTGCCCGGGTTCCCATAGAACCTGAATTACTATTCAAAAGCTGCTTTAATATCCCACCCGCATCTCGTCTGCACCGCACAGCTGGTTGGGGGCCGCCGGCCCGGGCCgcagccgcccggccccgccgatCGGCACCGCCCGCCCGCAGCACCGGGCACCGGCAgcgccgcggcggggaggcggcggcgggcggcgtcCCGGGGGAGGAAAGcggtgggaaagaaaagaaaggaggagaaggtggtACAGGGAATTGGTTTTGGGAGAGGGTGGCTGAAAGAGCGAAAGTGAGCGAAGTCGAGGAAGAGAGATAAAGGGACTgcgagagagagagggggggaggcagggaagcggggggagaggagaggagaggagaggagaggagaggagaggagaggagaggagaggagaggagaggagaggagaggagaggagaggagaggagaggagaggagaggagaggagaggagaggagaggagaggagaggagaggagagggaagaaaagaaacgaagagaagagaagagaaaggaagagaagagaagagaagagaagagaagagaagagaagagaagagaagaaacgaagagaagagaagagaagagaagagaagagaagagaagagaagagaagagaagagaagagagaagaaaagagaagaaaagaaaagaagaaggaaaaaggaaggaaaaagagaaaagacgtTCAGACCGTATGGGTGTCTTCGGTTTAAAGGGGATTCCCGTGTTTCGGGGTGTCAGCAcgcctcccccctgccctccgTCCCCATCCCCTTGCGGAGCACCCCCCGGCCGGAGCCCCGGGGCCGGCTCGggcagggcggggagggggagccccgggggagagcagagcagggccgggagccccggggccgggccgtcccgcagcccggggaagggccgcCTCGGCGGGGCAAAGCCATTTGGGAAAAAGGTCACCCCGGGAGCCGCCGGCTGGGCTGCCCCGCCAGAGTATGGCCTGCTGAATGAACTTGCAGCATTTTGTTCAAGCCTCCGCTGCGGTGCTCCGCGGCATAATGAGCCGGGCCCTGTATACAGGCATTCATGCTGGTCTGAATGTGGTGTTGAACCTTCTCTGTGCCGGAGCGGTTTGATGGTTTGAATGGAGCTCCCTGGTGGGACATTGCTCTCTGCAACTGTGCCTCTTTGGATGACTGTTGTTCCTTAACATTCATGCCTCATTATGGGGCAACCTGTTAAATCAGGGAGAACAGTGTGCCAAAGTGTTACTCAGGGGCACCGGCAGTTCAGCGGTGGGCATAAATAAGGGCCGCCGAGGAAAATAACTTTCATCGCATCTCTGGGCAAAAGTGATCTCGCATTAATGGTGCCTCTAGTAGCCCGGTTTAAGTATATAAAGAGCGATAGTGGAATGTTTTGATTGAGTCTAAACATTGTCTTTGAATAAAGCTGAAACCATGTAATTAATGTGTCTTTTTAATAAGGGACAATACGGTCGTTCAagctatttaatttcatttaattttccatCCCATTTGCTCCAAAGGCTGCTTTTACTTTTAACACCCGGCCTTTCATGCTGCATCTTGCTCCAGTGGGCACATTAGATCGGTTTCACCCTTCCTttttagggaaggaaaaataaaagaaaatgtggttCCTTTCCTCTTTTGTGGACAATTTATTTCACTTGGGGAACTTCAACTTTGAGCCACAGGACAGAATAAAAATTGGAGAACTGGTGTGAATGCTTCCAGAGCAAgggcttttcttttctgagtgGATGGGAACCAGCCACAATCGGCTATATTAATAAATAACTTTCCTCACAGTCGGCCTTTACATGGTCCTATTGATAAAATTGTTCGCGTGTCGTTCACGCTTTTTGACTCATTAAGGCCTGGGAGGGAGCGGCTCCCGAGGCGGAGCAGTAGGGTACCTTGGTCGCCTTAAAAGCCCCCTCTCTACCTCTGCGGCTCTCGGAATTTCGACCCGGTCTCATCCTCAAGCGGCCAGGCCAGAGGTTACAGGGACATGTTCATGGCTTGAATTTATTGCCCTCAACTTCTTGTTTATCCTTTTTGCCCCATTCAGGCCGCTGATCAAAGGGGTCATCTTCAGTTCCCCAcatcctctcttccccccccccccggccccccgcccccttcccgtCCCTGAAGGGAAGAcgaaccaccccccccccccggccccgctcccgggacGCTCCCTGCCGTTGCACCCCGGCGAGATGCG
The window above is part of the Accipiter gentilis chromosome 15, bAccGen1.1, whole genome shotgun sequence genome. Proteins encoded here:
- the LOC126045961 gene encoding vimentin A2-like, with the protein product MKQMCSAAVCADVSCSASDLAAALRDIQIQNEKIAAKNLQELNEWYKTRFPDFNQASTKHAENVRRFREGTGKRSVVF